The Zavarzinella sp. sequence GAACGGGGGACAGGAAAATCGAAGAGGTTACTTCAATGTGGAAAGGTATTCCACCAGATCCAGAAACTCAACTGGTGCCATCGTGGCTGGCTGACCTTCAGGCATACTACTTTGCTTGAGGGTTTTGCGTTCGGCAATGTCAGCAATTGCTACAACCTTTTTGTCTTTGCCATCAAAGATTTCCAGTTTCTGTTTGTCTTCCTTCACCACCAGACCAGTGATGGTGGCACCGTCGAGAAGCTCCAATCTTGTCGAAAGATACTTCATGTCAATCTCGGCGTTCGGATCAATCAGCGATTCAACAATCTTGTAACGCACCATGCGGGTAGCAACTTTTTCAAGGTTCGGGCCGTAATCCTGCCCTTCACCATTACCCACGCGGTGGCACGCGGTACAGTTTCGTACGAAGACTTCCCGGCCGCGGCTGGGGTTCCCTTTTAATCCTGCAAGTGCAGTCATCGCTTTATTTTTTGTTTCAACGGAGGTTTCATTTGCATCCAGTAGCGTTTTCAGAAACGGTGCTGCTGCCCCACCCTGCTTGGAAGATGCCAGGTGGCTGGACATCATCTTTTCCGCTTCGGTGCCTTTGGCAATACGCCCCGCAAGATAATCCGGGCGCCAGGCCACTTCATTGGCACCAATCGCGTGCTCAATTGTGTAGCGGGTCCAATAATCCATCGGCATCTTCGTGGCATCAACAATGGCTGCCATTGCTTCCGGTGTCTGGAAGAAACTGAGAGCACGCACGGCCTCTGTTCGGACACGTGGGTGTTCATCCTTTACCATCGGAATCAACAAGTCGAGTGGCTGTTCAACATAACCACTTTCATCACTCAGAATCCGGATGGCTGCGGCACGTGCCTGGTACGTTTTGCTTTTCAGCACTTTCGCCAGCAGGTTGCGATCAATCTTGTGGTGTGCCTGTTGCACCCAAAGTGCTTCGCACAACAGCCGATCATAAATGGGATCGTTTTCTGGCAGATTTTTGACCCATTCTGCAACAACAGGCAGCACTTCGGAAGCAGGTCGATCATGAAGTTCACGTCTTGCACGATAGCGGGCACGCCATTCGTATTCACGAAACTGTTCCAGAATCTCTTTGACTGGTTTTCCAAATTGGGTAACTGGTTTGACCAGTGGTTGATCAATCCCCACCAGACGATAAACACGGCCCCGCTGATGGTCGCGGTTGGGATCTCGCTGAGAATATTGCATGTGGCCAATCAAGGCATTAGCCCAGTCGCAGAACCACAACGCACCATCCGGACCGATCTGGGGATCACCAGGTCGGAAATGCTTATCTGTAGAACGGATCAAGTCGAATGGCTTGCCATCCTGTTTAATTCGTTGGCCAGCAAATCCAGCACCGTCATCGGCAATCGTGAAGCGTGGCAATCCATTCATGTTGATCACGCACGCATAGGTGAACTGCTTCTGCACTTCTTTGGGAAGATTTCGACTCACCAGCCATTCGCAACCCAGGGCAGGCCGCATCCCTTCCTGATTAAACACAAAATTCAAGCCTTTGCGACCAGAAAACTGCGCACCAGACAGCGGGGTATCCCAGGCATGGTTTGCAGTGGTGCCATCACCCACGATCCCCTGGCCCCATTCATCGAACACGTAGCACCACATGTTGTACATGCCTGGCAAAGAGAACTGGCGGATTTTCAACGACCGAGGATCAATTACATAAGCCCCACCTGCACCCTGGCTGCGGTGCGGGCCCCAGGGTGTTTCCAGCGTAGTGCTGGTGGCAATACCTTCCAGAAGATGCAGGCGACCACCATGATTCCATTCAAAGCCACCACGGTGGTGGGTATCATCAGATGCCCAGCCATCGAACAAGTGGACTACTTCGTCGGCCTTGTCATCGCCATCGTTGTCTTTCAGCCACAAAATGCGTGGCTGATCCATCACCAGCACGCCACCGTTGAAAAATTCAAACCCAGTGGGACAGTGCAGCTTGTCGTAAAAGACCGTGCTTTTATCTGCCTTGCCGTCACCATCAGTATCTTCCAGAATCAACAAACGATCATTTGCAGGTGGATCACCTGGCTTCCATTGTGGGTAATTTGGCATGCATGCCACCCACAGCCGACCTTTGTTGTCGAAATTGATCTGGACTGGCTTGGCCAGATCTGGGAATTTGGTTTCATCAGCGAATAATTCAATTTTCATCCCAGGTGGGACGGTACACGACTTGATGAACTCATCCGGAGTTAAATATCGCAACTCTTCCGCTTCTGAATATTTCTGTCGTGGGTTACCAAACCGCGTGGGAGGCACATACAACTCGCCGGTTTTACTATCGTCTGGCTGGTCCGCAACGTCTTTGCCCGCTGCAATATCCCACACATATTGATCACGCACAGCAACCATATTGCGAATCTTGGCATATTCCCGTGGGAAGGTCTCAGTATCGAATGTGCGGCGGCCACCATAAACGTACCAGCCATTCAGCATGCGATAATCCTGACTGTGATACCACGATTTGTTAATAACTGCCGATTTCAACTGCTCGTACTCTGTCAGGCTGGCTTCCACTTTGCCATTTCCAAACAATTGCTGGTGCAGTTGTTCCGCAACAAACTTGTCCCCCGCGTCATTCACATGAAGACCGTTAATCGTGTATTTTTTCGCGTTACTGGCAGAAAAGGTTTTCGAGGTAGGAGTAAAAACATCCACAAACGCCAGTTTTCGCTTTTCTGCAACGGCTTTCACCGCATCGGCATATAGCTTCAGGTTTTCGTTTTCTGATTTTCCGCTGGGCAGAAAAGGATCACCCGTCGCTTCGAATGCAATTGGAGAAACCAGCACAAAACGTGGGGGAGATTTTGCCAGATCGCGTGGGTAGCGAGAGGCAAATTCGTCCAGCATTTTCTCGTATTCTGCGACAAATGCCTTCAAACCAGCAGCACCTTCGTAGGATTCGTTTCCGCCAAAGAAGCAGAAAATGGTGTCTGGTGCAAATGTAAATAACGGGTCATCGATTTTGGTGTAGTCGTTTGATCGTTGCCGCTTGCTTACCTCATCGGCGGGCCGGGCAAAGTTACGTACCCGCAACTTCTTTTGTGGGAACTTCAGGTGCAGCATTGTCTCAAAATGGCCAAACAGATTCATTCGTTCTGCAGTACTGTTCCCCACAAATGCAATGCGTTCGCCATCGATAAATTGCAATGGCAGCGTGCTGGCTGGCAGTTCAGGTCGTTTGGCATCACGTGGTGGCTGCGGAATAGGCTCCAGTTTGACTGGTGCGTTTTGTTCCG is a genomic window containing:
- a CDS encoding HEAT repeat domain-containing protein; this encodes MMTTLRLLRVAIPLLGMGLLLIPGNETMLSQSKKGNKNKSEQNAPVKLEPIPQPPRDAKRPELPASTLPLQFIDGERIAFVGNSTAERMNLFGHFETMLHLKFPQKKLRVRNFARPADEVSKRQRSNDYTKIDDPLFTFAPDTIFCFFGGNESYEGAAGLKAFVAEYEKMLDEFASRYPRDLAKSPPRFVLVSPIAFEATGDPFLPSGKSENENLKLYADAVKAVAEKRKLAFVDVFTPTSKTFSASNAKKYTINGLHVNDAGDKFVAEQLHQQLFGNGKVEASLTEYEQLKSAVINKSWYHSQDYRMLNGWYVYGGRRTFDTETFPREYAKIRNMVAVRDQYVWDIAAGKDVADQPDDSKTGELYVPPTRFGNPRQKYSEAEELRYLTPDEFIKSCTVPPGMKIELFADETKFPDLAKPVQINFDNKGRLWVACMPNYPQWKPGDPPANDRLLILEDTDGDGKADKSTVFYDKLHCPTGFEFFNGGVLVMDQPRILWLKDNDGDDKADEVVHLFDGWASDDTHHRGGFEWNHGGRLHLLEGIATSTTLETPWGPHRSQGAGGAYVIDPRSLKIRQFSLPGMYNMWCYVFDEWGQGIVGDGTTANHAWDTPLSGAQFSGRKGLNFVFNQEGMRPALGCEWLVSRNLPKEVQKQFTYACVINMNGLPRFTIADDGAGFAGQRIKQDGKPFDLIRSTDKHFRPGDPQIGPDGALWFCDWANALIGHMQYSQRDPNRDHQRGRVYRLVGIDQPLVKPVTQFGKPVKEILEQFREYEWRARYRARRELHDRPASEVLPVVAEWVKNLPENDPIYDRLLCEALWVQQAHHKIDRNLLAKVLKSKTYQARAAAIRILSDESGYVEQPLDLLIPMVKDEHPRVRTEAVRALSFFQTPEAMAAIVDATKMPMDYWTRYTIEHAIGANEVAWRPDYLAGRIAKGTEAEKMMSSHLASSKQGGAAAPFLKTLLDANETSVETKNKAMTALAGLKGNPSRGREVFVRNCTACHRVGNGEGQDYGPNLEKVATRMVRYKIVESLIDPNAEIDMKYLSTRLELLDGATITGLVVKEDKQKLEIFDGKDKKVVAIADIAERKTLKQSSMPEGQPATMAPVEFLDLVEYLSTLK